Genomic segment of Kibdelosporangium phytohabitans:
CCGACAGGCACAGCATGACCGGCGGCCTCGCCGTCGCGCTGGTGGACCTCGACTGGTTCAAACAGGTGAATGACACTTTCGGCCACCTGATCGGCGACCGGGTCCTGCAACGGGTGGTCGACCTGCTGCAGGACGGCCTGCCCGACGAGGCGTTCTGCGCGCGGTACGGCGGCGAGGAGTTCGCGCTCGTGCTGCCCGGTGTTGACGGTCCCACCGCGGTCGCGATGGCCGAGGCCGCGCGGATCAAGATCGAGAGTTATCCCTGGTCGAAGATCGTGCTCGGGCTGCGGGTCACGGTCAGCGTCGGGATCGCGCACGAACCGCCGCTCAGCCTCGGCTCCACGCCGGAGCGCCAGCTGCGGCACGCCGACGGGCTGCTCTACACGGCGAAGCAGTCCGGGCGAAACGCCGTCGCGTACCACGTCGGAGGGCGGACTTTCCTGGCAGGACCGGCCGCGGGGCGCAGGGCGGTGACGGAGTCAAGGGCCTTGGCGTACTAGGTCGGAGCATCCCCCGTTCGGCGTAGCCGCCTGAGCGATTCCGCGTACTGAACGTAAACAAAGTTCGTCGGCCGGTCGTCAACGGTGGACACCGCCCGTACTATCGCTGGGCAACGTTCACTGTCGGTCTGCAACACTTGAAGCTCCCCGGCGCTTCTGGACAAGCGGAGCCGTGTTGATATCGTGATGTGACTGAGATTGGAGGGAGACCTGGTGCCCGACGAAGATCGCCCGTACGGCACCGGTGCTCGCCGCAGTCGTCACTCGACCGAGGAAGCGTCACCCGATCAGCAGCCGCGCCGTCGCAGACGGTCAATGGAGGATTCGGGGGGCGTCAGCGTCTCGGATCTGGTCAAACGCCACTCGCGCACAGACCTGCCGATTCCGCAGGTCAATGGCACAGCGGCGAATCCGGTAGCGGCGCAGACGCAGACGAGGGCCCCCCAGCGGGCCGCACGCGAGGCCGCGCCAGTACAGCCACCACAGCCGTCCGCCAAACGACCGCAGGCACAGTCCCGCGCCGCGGCGGCACCACGCAGGCAGGCACAGGCGCCTCGCCCCGAGCAGATGTCCCAGCAGCTGCCGCGACCCGAACTGCGCCCGGAGCCACGCCGCCGGGCCGCTCCGGCGAACACGCAGCAGACGGGTCAGCGCCCCGCCCCGAGGGACGCGACCGGACAGCGTCAACTGCCGCCGAACGGACAAAAGCAGCCAAAGCCGACGCCACGCCCGACGGCGCAAGCGTCCGGTACATATCAGGTGCCACCGGCACCGCGTGGTCACTCTTCGGGACCGCGCCCGATGCCCCAGAACGCCGGGCAGAACTCTGCCGTGCTGCCCGCACCGGGTGCCAACGGGCACACCGGCCAGCAGCAGCGGCCACCGCGCCCACAGCAACCCTCGCAGCAGCTCCCGTCGCCGCAGCAGGTGCAGCAGGTGCAACAGCAGTTGTCGCAGCAGCTGCCGATCCCGAACGGGAGCCAGAACGGGCGCCCGCCGCTCCCACCGGCAGCGCCGCTGTCGGCCCAACCCGGGCAGATGTCGGCTCAGCTGCCGATCCCGCCTGTTGCCGAGCGCAACGGCATGGAGCCCAGCGGCCCGGTCGACCACGACCCGAACATCCCGCCCGCGCTCAAGCGCCCGGCGCCGCCGAGCGAGCGCAAGCCGCTGCCGCCGCGGCGTGACCTCGACCCCGTCAGCATGACCACCGAGATGGAAGCCATCTCCGAGGAGGTCAAGGAAATCCGCAGGGTGGACGCCACCCTCGCGCGCTTCTCCGCCGTTCACGACGAGCTCGCCGAAGAGGAACGACAAAAGAAGGAAAAGCGCGAGCGCATGATGCCGTGGCTAAAAGGGGAAAGCGAGGGCGGCGCAGAGCCTGACGCCCTCGCGGAACACCCGGCCACAGGCACCATCGACCCGGCGATCGACCCCGAGCTGGCCGACGCCCCCACTGTCGATCAACACGAGCCAGTCGAGCCGACGGTTCACATCGAACCCGCGCGTTCCGCTGAGCCGTCCGTTCCACCGGAGCCCCCCGAGCCGGTCCGGCAGACCGCCGGCGGCGGGGGTACCCGCAAGCCACCGCCGCACAAGTTCCTCAAGACCGGCCGGATCCTCGCCGCGTCCGTCGCGGCGGTCCTGCTCCTGGCCACCGGCGTGGTGTGGGGCGGCAAGGAGTGGATCGACGGCCAGTTCAACGAAGTCGCGGCGCTGGACGAGAACTCGTCCGACATCCAGCAGGGCGAAGCGCAGCGCGGTGACGAGAACTTCCTGATGGTCGGCTCGGACACCCGGGCGGGAGCGGAGGCCGAGGACGGTGTCGGCAGCGCCGACAACATCAAGGGCGCTCGATCCGACACGATCATGATCGCGCACGTGCCGAAGGACAGGAAGCGCGTCGTGATGGTGTCGTTCCCGCGTGACCTGGAGGTCGCGATCCCGGAGTGCGAGAAGTACGACTCCGAGGCGGCGAAGTACACCGACCAGAAGAGCAAGCCGCAGAAGAACCAGAAGATCAACGTGGCGTACTTCCTCGGCGGCCCCAAGTGCGTCACCAAGGTGGTCCAGAACCTGACCGGCCTGAAGATCAACCACTTCGTCGGCATCAACTTCCACGGTTTCAAGGGCATGGTCGACGCCGTGCAGGGCGTCGAGATGTGCGTCGAGAAACCGATGTGGGACAACAAGTTGAACACCTGGATCGTCGAGAAGCCCGGCGAGAAGGTGATGTTGCAGGGCGACGCGGCGCTGAACTTCGTGCGCGCGCGGCACGTCAGCACCACGAAGGGCGGCAAGGAGGACCCGACCTCCGACTACGGCCGGATCAAGCGCCAGCAGCGGTTCCTGTCTTCCTTGCTGCGCAAGTCGATGTCCAGCCAGGTGTTGCTCGATCCCGGCAAGCTCAAGAACTTCGTGAGCGCGTTCACCAAGGCCACGTTCGGCGAGGGCGTCGACACCGATCAGCTGATCACGCTCGGCCGGTCGCTGCAGAGCGTCCAGGCGGGCAAGGTCACGTTCATCACCGTCCCGACAGTCGGCCTGCCCAACGACCGCGGCAACGAAGTGTTGCGGGACAAGGACAACAAGGCCCTGTTCAACGCGATCATCAACAAGGCACCGCTGCCGGGCGAGCAGGGTGACGGCGCACCGCAGGCACAGGCGGGCACGACCCCGCAGGCGGTGCAGGCCCAGCAACCCGGCCAGCTCGTCGACCCGAAGTCGGTCAAGGTCCAGGTCCTCAACGCCACCGGCAAGGACGGCGAGGGCCGCGCTGTCCAGACCAAGCTGCGCGGCCAGGGCTTCGACGTGGTGCAGGCGACCGGTGGGACCACCCGCCCGGACACCGTGGTCAAGTTCGGCACGGACCTCAACGCCGCGACCACCGTGGCCGCCGCCGTCCCCGGTGCGAAGCTGGAGAAGGACGACTCGGTCGGCGGAGCGGTGATGCTGGTGCTCGGCCAGGACTTCGGCGGCAAGATCCAGGCGCCCTCGCAGGGCAACGTCAGCGCACCGGGCACCACGACGCCGCCACCAGCGGCGGAGGCGCCCAAGGGCCTGTCGACGGTCAACGCGGGCGACATCCGGTGCGCCTAGATGTAGGGGTCGGTTCACCTACGGTTCATTTGGGGATTCGGTAAGAACACGGACCTGCACGTAGGCTGACGCCCATGCGTGAGGCCTACCGTGACCAGCTCGGTCAACTCGCCGATCAGCTGGCCGACATGTGTTCCATGGTCGGCGACGCCATGTCGCATGCGACCAAGGCGCTGCTGGATTCCGATCTGGCACTCGCCGAGCAGGTGATCGGCGACGACACCAAGATCGACGACGCCAGGGCGAAAGCCGAGGAAGAGGCCTACGCCCTGCTCGCGCTGCAGGCGCCGGTCGCCACCGACCTGCGGACCGTGCTCGCGGTCATCCACGCGGCGGAAAGCCTTGAGCGGATGGGCGACCTGGCGTTGCACGTGGCCAAGGCCGCGCGCAGGCGCCACCCGAACCCGGTGCTGCCGGACGCGGTCCGGCCGTACTTCGCCGAGATGGGCAAGATCGCGTGCAAGATGGCCGAGCAGGCCGAGCAGGTGATCCGGACCCAGGACATCGAGCTGGCGCGTCAGCTCGACGAGACCGACGACGAGATGGACGACCTGCACCAGCACCTGTTCACCGTGCTGATGGACCGCGAATGGCCGCACGGCGTGGCCGCCGCGGTGGACGTGACGCTGCTGGGCCGCTTCTACGAGCGGTTCGCCGACCACGCGGTGTCGGTCGCCAAGCGCGTCGTCTTCGTCGTGACGGGCAAGATGCCCGGGTACAGCTCCGACGAGATCTAGGTCAGCGAGCTCATCAGGTCTTCCAGCTGCTGCACCAGACGGACGGTGTCGGCGGGCGCGAACGTGCCGCCGCCATCGTCGGGGTGGGCCTGGGCCATGTAGCGGCCGTCCTCGGTGTCCAGCCAGCTCAGGCCGGGTGCCCGCGTCTCGCGGCCCGATCTGTCCATTGCGGACACGACGAAGTACCCGGCGCCGGTGCGGACCTTGCGCAGCATCTCCTGCGCCGCGATCAGCTGCGCCTGCGAGGTCGTCCTTGCCGGACGGACCTCGCGTGCGAACCCTTCGCGTTTCTCTTCCGTGGCAACGGATTTCGCATTCACGGTGACGGATTGCCCGTGTCCCGGGCGCAATCGGGGCAGCAGGCTGACCGCGGTGCGGGCCAGCGACTCCGGCCGGACGAACTCGAACCGGAACATCTGGCCCTCCTGGATGACCAGCAGGCCGCGCTCGCCGTCAGCGGAAACCCTTGCGTACAAACCGCTTTCGTCGTCCAGAGTGCCCATCACCGCGATCGCGACCCGGTAGCGCGACATCAACCGCAGCCCGTCGGCGACGGCCGGGTTCAGCTGCTCGCCGCGGACGAGACCGCGCCGGGACAGGTCCGCGAACACGGCGTTGGCGATCCGCACCCGGTCGTCGACGAAGTCGCCGATCCCCGGCAGCTGGAACGGGTAGCGCCTGCACTCCACGCCGAGCGCCTCGGCGAGGATGTCCGTCGCGGCGAGGGAGAGCGTGAACGATCCGGTCATCCGCCGATCACCGGCGGCATGGTCGGCCTCGTGCCGAACGTGCGATCGCCGTCGAGCATGTAGTTCTCGGCGGCCTGCGCGCCGGGAACGGCCTGGTCGACGGGTCTGGGCCCGGCGGCCGCGGCGAGCGGGGCGACAGCGAAGCCACCGGCGAGCGGCACGGCCGCGGCTGCCTGAGGTGCGGAGTCGTCCCGGATCGCGTTCTCCGGCGACGTGACCGGGGTGGGGACGTCCGACGACGCCGACATGGGTGACGTGCCGTCCTGGGACGCCCTGGGCATCGGCGCGCCCGTCGCGGCCATCTCCGGCGGGGGCGCGAACGCGGGCATCGTGGCCGAGTCGGCCAGCGCGGCGTCGAACGTGGTGACGACCTCGGCGGCGCGCTGTTGCGCGGCCTGCTGGGCGGCGTAGGCCTCCATGTGCTCGGCGTACCGGGAGATCCACTGGACGGGGTCGGTGATCTGGCGCAGTTCGGCGTTGGCGGCGTCCACGTCGAACGCGACCGGGTCCGGCATCGAGTTGCGCGCGGCGGCGAGGGCTTCCGACTGCTTGGCGGCCTGCGAGCCGGCCAGTTCGGCGCCGCGGCCCGCGCCGCCGATCCACTGCCCGACATCCATCATGAACTGCCTCGCGGCCTCGCCCGCGGCGCCCTGCCAGTCCTCGCGGCTGCTGTTGACCGCGCTGACCACGTCGTCCTGGAACTGGGTCAGCTTGGCGCCGGCCTGCTGCCAGCCGGTGGCCAGCGCGCCGACCTGGTCGGGGTCGACGTTCTCGGTGACCATCGCCTTGAGCGTGGGGTGGTCGATGTTGGCGTACAGGACGCCTTCCGGCAGCGGCGCGGCCCGCGTGCCCTCGTCGGAGCAGCTGGGCCGGGGCGCGGTCTGCCCGCGGGCGGCGATCCTGGCGAG
This window contains:
- a CDS encoding GGDEF domain-containing protein, which produces MTGLGHGIAEPEPVSDPSEWAVHEDAGGANTPDGTSLVQLHESIATLLASRGQWRQAYQHLRSALELIHADKTEAPRIPEQLRREVDRLRREHAEAREQSIRDSLTAGYNRRYLDQRLVTLLADRHSMTGGLAVALVDLDWFKQVNDTFGHLIGDRVLQRVVDLLQDGLPDEAFCARYGGEEFALVLPGVDGPTAVAMAEAARIKIESYPWSKIVLGLRVTVSVGIAHEPPLSLGSTPERQLRHADGLLYTAKQSGRNAVAYHVGGRTFLAGPAAGRRAVTESRALAY
- a CDS encoding LCP family protein, coding for MPQNAGQNSAVLPAPGANGHTGQQQRPPRPQQPSQQLPSPQQVQQVQQQLSQQLPIPNGSQNGRPPLPPAAPLSAQPGQMSAQLPIPPVAERNGMEPSGPVDHDPNIPPALKRPAPPSERKPLPPRRDLDPVSMTTEMEAISEEVKEIRRVDATLARFSAVHDELAEEERQKKEKRERMMPWLKGESEGGAEPDALAEHPATGTIDPAIDPELADAPTVDQHEPVEPTVHIEPARSAEPSVPPEPPEPVRQTAGGGGTRKPPPHKFLKTGRILAASVAAVLLLATGVVWGGKEWIDGQFNEVAALDENSSDIQQGEAQRGDENFLMVGSDTRAGAEAEDGVGSADNIKGARSDTIMIAHVPKDRKRVVMVSFPRDLEVAIPECEKYDSEAAKYTDQKSKPQKNQKINVAYFLGGPKCVTKVVQNLTGLKINHFVGINFHGFKGMVDAVQGVEMCVEKPMWDNKLNTWIVEKPGEKVMLQGDAALNFVRARHVSTTKGGKEDPTSDYGRIKRQQRFLSSLLRKSMSSQVLLDPGKLKNFVSAFTKATFGEGVDTDQLITLGRSLQSVQAGKVTFITVPTVGLPNDRGNEVLRDKDNKALFNAIINKAPLPGEQGDGAPQAQAGTTPQAVQAQQPGQLVDPKSVKVQVLNATGKDGEGRAVQTKLRGQGFDVVQATGGTTRPDTVVKFGTDLNAATTVAAAVPGAKLEKDDSVGGAVMLVLGQDFGGKIQAPSQGNVSAPGTTTPPPAAEAPKGLSTVNAGDIRCA
- the phoU gene encoding phosphate signaling complex protein PhoU translates to MREAYRDQLGQLADQLADMCSMVGDAMSHATKALLDSDLALAEQVIGDDTKIDDARAKAEEEAYALLALQAPVATDLRTVLAVIHAAESLERMGDLALHVAKAARRRHPNPVLPDAVRPYFAEMGKIACKMAEQAEQVIRTQDIELARQLDETDDEMDDLHQHLFTVLMDREWPHGVAAAVDVTLLGRFYERFADHAVSVAKRVVFVVTGKMPGYSSDEI
- a CDS encoding ESX secretion-associated protein EspG, translated to MTGSFTLSLAATDILAEALGVECRRYPFQLPGIGDFVDDRVRIANAVFADLSRRGLVRGEQLNPAVADGLRLMSRYRVAIAVMGTLDDESGLYARVSADGERGLLVIQEGQMFRFEFVRPESLARTAVSLLPRLRPGHGQSVTVNAKSVATEEKREGFAREVRPARTTSQAQLIAAQEMLRKVRTGAGYFVVSAMDRSGRETRAPGLSWLDTEDGRYMAQAHPDDGGGTFAPADTVRLVQQLEDLMSSLT
- a CDS encoding WXG100 family type VII secretion target, which codes for MPDESDGVYIDDLGSVGTTGRSGLRVSDLLARIAARGQTAPRPSCSDEGTRAAPLPEGVLYANIDHPTLKAMVTENVDPDQVGALATGWQQAGAKLTQFQDDVVSAVNSSREDWQGAAGEAARQFMMDVGQWIGGAGRGAELAGSQAAKQSEALAAARNSMPDPVAFDVDAANAELRQITDPVQWISRYAEHMEAYAAQQAAQQRAAEVVTTFDAALADSATMPAFAPPPEMAATGAPMPRASQDGTSPMSASSDVPTPVTSPENAIRDDSAPQAAAAVPLAGGFAVAPLAAAAGPRPVDQAVPGAQAAENYMLDGDRTFGTRPTMPPVIGG